Genomic segment of Methanolobus mangrovi:
TATGAACATTCAGTGCCCTCCCCAGCATAAAAGGAGCAATTAACAGGGAAATACTTTGCATATACCGTGCAGCAATCCATAATTGAGTTGGCAGGTTTGCATCATAACCCAGGAAGATGCACATTCCCTTATAGCTGATTATATGCAAAAAATCAATACCTGCCACAAAAAGAAAGCTTATTCCAAGAAAAAGAAGATAGGAGTTTTTGATATAATTCCTGGAGTTCCAGGCAATCAGAAAAACAGCAGATATAACTACGACACTGGCTACCTCAACAATACTGTGGAATAGGAGATAACTCTTCAGGCTGACAAAATAAAGACATGCCAGAATTAAGAGAACCAGTAAAGTTTCAGAGTATCTTTCACATAAATATCTTGATCCCACAATGCAAACTCCTGTTATTCCCCGAGAATAAACAACAATATAATTTTAGACCACTAATATATGACCCCGTAGATTGAATTTATATGGAAATGAATATCTTTAATTTGCCACATAATTATCCATTCTGGCAGCATTTAGCTCTATCACAAATTTTGCACCTGTTGGTTTATTATCCTCAACCTGTACAGTACCACCATAGCGTTCAATTGTTTTCCTGGCTATATACAATCCAAATCCCGTATGACCGGTTTTTCCATACTTGTATCCTTCATCAAAAGCCCTGGATTTTACTTCATCGGGAATACCTGTACCATTATCTGCAATGGAAATCTCACAAGTGCCATTTTGGCTGACTATTCCAATATCAACCTTGGTGGCGTTTCCATGAATAATTGCATTACTTACTATATTATCAAGCACCGATGACATGGCTTTGTCCGCCATGATAACACAATCCCCTCTTACATTGAATTCTGCTGTGTGTTTACTAATGACACCATCCACCAGACTTTTCACATTCAAAAGCTCAAACTGTTTGTCGCCAGCTGAGACCTCTTCTATTTCCTTTAAATTCCTGATCAGGGCAACACTTTTTTGTGACGCTTGTTTGACCATAGAAAGGAATTTTTCATCGCCATTCTCTTCAAATATATCCAACGCTCCTATGATGATCTGGAGATCATTGGCAATATCATGCCGCAAAATACGATTTGTAGTACGAAGCATCTCAGCAAGTTTTACCTGCTCTTCCCTTGACCTGAATAACTCATGATAACGCCTTATATTGGATATTGCAAGTCCTGAACCTTTTGCAAGATCATAACCAGCACTTAGATACTCATCCAGATATTCCGGGAAAGCAACACCATGTATCTCAATAATACCCAGGACATCAGCAGTTGCCATGATCTTAATCGCAAAACCATCTTCAGTATCAAATACAATATAGTTTGAATCAGAATTCTTCAATTTGATTGTATTTTCCTGTTCAGTTCCAGGTAACTTGCAATACTTAAGCTCCATCCCATCTTCATTAAATGAGTAGTAAACAATATTTTTCGGAGCGAACATAGTGCTGAATAACTTGCAAATAGAATCAATTGCAACAGATTCATCCGTGATATCGGCAATTGTTTTGATAAAATCAATTGACATGGCATATGAAGCCGCTTTTCTGTTGCATATCTTTAACTGGCTCTGTTTCTTTTCAATATTCCATCGAAGTACCAGATTCTCAAATATAAGGTTGAAGTACTCCATACCAACATCATGAATTTTAAATGGAATCCCTGTAAATTCAGATAATTCCTTTGCCCTGACAATAAGGTCAGAATGAACACCTGTATCCAGAATGAGAATAGATGAATATGATTCAGAGAATGAAAAAACTGAATTATTATCATATTGAGCAACAGACTTGATATTATCCTGCCAGTTTTCCAGCCACCCGGAAACTATGATAAAAGAACCTGTCCCTTCATATTCCTGTAGAACTAAGTTCTCAGTAAATAGATCATACATGTGTTCGACCTTATGTACATTAACAGAGCCTGAGTATTCATCCGGAATGGAAACTTTCGGACAGGACCTATCACACAGAAGCAATATATCATTGTCACATTTCTGTTCCCTGATAATATCAAGAATAACTTCAGAGTTTCGGACATCCTGTGAAGAACTAAAATATACAGGTTTTATTCCTTTGAATTGCATATCTTCGGAAAGCACATATTCGACTTCCTTTCGAATGCATTCATGTGTAATGAGATAATTATCGTGAACCATACAATTCTACCTGTATCTTCCCCATTTTTCAACATATTCTGAGACAGACTTAAGCACTTCAGATGGAACAGGATATGGAATCTCACCATGATTGTCAGAGATAATATAGCCTCCACCGGTTGCTGCCTTTTGAATTGCATCTTTTACATGGTCTTCGGTTTCCTGCCGCGTCCAGTGCCTCATTTCTAAACCATTGAGGTTGCCCAATACTGTCATCTTCCCTTTACATACCGCCTTCATCTCTGCAAGATCTTCCAGCACACTTGTACAGATAACCGCAGTTCCGGTTTCTGCAATATCGTTTATTATAGGCAGGCACCTCCCCGAAGCCATGTGAGTTGCGGTCGGACCATTTATCCTGAAAATCGTTCTTTTTGCGACTTTAAAGCCTGTGTCCCGGTAAAGCTCAGGAGGAATAATAGTCGATGAAGAGACCGGATCAAAGTAGCAAATGGCAGTTGCACCTGACTCTATCTGCGCATTAGCCCACTGTATACAGAACTGTTCATTGATTCGCATTAATTCATTGAAAATATCAGGTTGCTCGTATATCAGATCCAGGTAATTACCGAAACCCATCTGCATGGTTGGCAATGAAAAGGGAGACATAACTACTCCAATAATAGGAATATCCTCACCTGCATGTTCTTTTATTATTTCTGTGGTCTTCAGGACTTTCTGCAATTGCAGTGATTCGAATACATCCGGTGCTTCCAGAGAAACTATATCCTGAAAATCCCGGAGTATAGGCCTTCCTGAATTTGGGGGACCATCAGGATAGAAAATTGAATTGCTGCCCCATGCTTCCATTTCAAGGGATGCGTAGTAAAAAGGATAATAACAATCATGACCATATTTATGTTGCATTTTTATCTGGCCCTGCGCAACCATTTCAGGATTTGAGAAATATTCTTCAATAGAAACATTGAACTCCTTGGCACCCTGTGTTGTCAATAACAGGAACAATGGAACCCTGTCAGGTTCTTCGTGACTGAGAGTGGTAAGGACTCTTTCCATGGGTGTCATTTCTTCGCTGCTTATTGGGATACCCCCAGAACCTCGTATATCCTGCCTATAGATTCCATGGCATCCACTGCCATAGCATCAGCACCAACTTCTTTCCACAGGTTACGGTCAAACAAGAATGGTGCACCACCCACTATTATCCTGGTTTTGATACCTTCACGCTCAAATATTAATCTGAGTTTTTTTACCTCATAGGCAATATTGAGCATCAGTGTCGAAGCCATTAGTACCTCAATACCGTCCTCTTTGACCTTTTGGGAAATTTTTTCCGGCCCCATGTCACCATAGTCATGGATATTGAACCCTCTGGCCCTGAGAAAAGAACAAACTATACGTTTTCCAAGCATATGCTCATCGCCCAGGGTTGTAATACCAATAACCGGCATGTCCTTCCTGGCAGGACTTTCGGCAGGCAATATCGTTTCAACTATTTCTTCACAAATCTTGCTTGCCATATACTCCTGAGATAATGCAATTTCACCACTTGCCCACATACGACCTATGTTTTCAAGGGCAGGCGAGATTACCTCATTGATCAACTCAAAAGCATTGTCACCAGTAAATTCATTTATTATCATCGTGGTTGCTGCTACCCTATTTAAAGAAAGTAAAGCATCCTCTAATTCCAAAGCCAGATAATTATCCGTACCTATACACGCACCACCTGATAAATGATATAAAGACTATGGTATTCAGTTATATAAGCTTATTATTAAAAAATAGATGTAGTCTTTAAAAAATATAATGAATGATCAATGTTGTATTACCAGTTACACTTACTCAAGAAAAAACATAATTAGATGATATTGTCAGGAAATAATGGGAAAAAGTATATAAGAAAAAGTACAATTCTCAATTGTGAACACAATGCCTTAAATGGCAAATCCAATCTATATAGAGATATTAAACAAAGGTATTATTCATGACCTACATCGAAAAAACG
This window contains:
- a CDS encoding uroporphyrinogen decarboxylase family protein, encoding MTPMERVLTTLSHEEPDRVPLFLLLTTQGAKEFNVSIEEYFSNPEMVAQGQIKMQHKYGHDCYYPFYYASLEMEAWGSNSIFYPDGPPNSGRPILRDFQDIVSLEAPDVFESLQLQKVLKTTEIIKEHAGEDIPIIGVVMSPFSLPTMQMGFGNYLDLIYEQPDIFNELMRINEQFCIQWANAQIESGATAICYFDPVSSSTIIPPELYRDTGFKVAKRTIFRINGPTATHMASGRCLPIINDIAETGTAVICTSVLEDLAEMKAVCKGKMTVLGNLNGLEMRHWTRQETEDHVKDAIQKAATGGGYIISDNHGEIPYPVPSEVLKSVSEYVEKWGRYR
- a CDS encoding cobalamin B12-binding domain-containing protein; translation: MELEDALLSLNRVAATTMIINEFTGDNAFELINEVISPALENIGRMWASGEIALSQEYMASKICEEIVETILPAESPARKDMPVIGITTLGDEHMLGKRIVCSFLRARGFNIHDYGDMGPEKISQKVKEDGIEVLMASTLMLNIAYEVKKLRLIFEREGIKTRIIVGGAPFLFDRNLWKEVGADAMAVDAMESIGRIYEVLGVSQ
- a CDS encoding ATP-binding protein; its protein translation is MVHDNYLITHECIRKEVEYVLSEDMQFKGIKPVYFSSSQDVRNSEVILDIIREQKCDNDILLLCDRSCPKVSIPDEYSGSVNVHKVEHMYDLFTENLVLQEYEGTGSFIIVSGWLENWQDNIKSVAQYDNNSVFSFSESYSSILILDTGVHSDLIVRAKELSEFTGIPFKIHDVGMEYFNLIFENLVLRWNIEKKQSQLKICNRKAASYAMSIDFIKTIADITDESVAIDSICKLFSTMFAPKNIVYYSFNEDGMELKYCKLPGTEQENTIKLKNSDSNYIVFDTEDGFAIKIMATADVLGIIEIHGVAFPEYLDEYLSAGYDLAKGSGLAISNIRRYHELFRSREEQVKLAEMLRTTNRILRHDIANDLQIIIGALDIFEENGDEKFLSMVKQASQKSVALIRNLKEIEEVSAGDKQFELLNVKSLVDGVISKHTAEFNVRGDCVIMADKAMSSVLDNIVSNAIIHGNATKVDIGIVSQNGTCEISIADNGTGIPDEVKSRAFDEGYKYGKTGHTGFGLYIARKTIERYGGTVQVEDNKPTGAKFVIELNAARMDNYVAN